Proteins found in one Armatimonadota bacterium genomic segment:
- a CDS encoding phosphodiester glycosidase family protein, with translation MRRAVSCSLALLAIIALYLASRALQAPSEATAGIPDPEAAPQVVPGPPVETVEYEGHRYTVCTVDLRKFDIELFWRDEKKRPFKGFAALETWLNRKGRRLLFAMNAGMYTEDFAPVGLYVENATELRPLNLANGSSNFCLKPNGVFAITEDGAKIVESSKYPSIKGKTRLATQSGPMLVIDGKLHPKFGRNSPSRLFRDGVGVISPDEVVFAITEDPVNFYEFATFFRDGLGCDNALFLDGSICSVYSTALNRCDSMAELGPILAVTGKL, from the coding sequence ATGCGTCGCGCCGTTTCCTGCTCTCTCGCGCTTCTTGCCATCATCGCGCTCTATCTCGCATCGCGGGCTCTGCAGGCTCCCTCGGAGGCCACCGCCGGCATTCCCGATCCCGAAGCCGCTCCACAGGTCGTACCCGGCCCGCCGGTCGAGACAGTCGAATACGAGGGGCACCGCTACACGGTCTGCACCGTGGACTTGCGCAAGTTCGACATTGAGCTCTTCTGGCGTGACGAGAAAAAGCGACCTTTCAAGGGTTTTGCGGCGCTGGAGACGTGGCTGAACCGCAAGGGCCGGCGCCTGCTGTTCGCTATGAACGCGGGCATGTACACGGAGGACTTTGCGCCGGTGGGCTTGTACGTGGAGAACGCCACAGAGCTTCGTCCACTCAACCTCGCGAATGGCAGCAGCAACTTTTGCCTGAAGCCCAATGGCGTGTTCGCCATTACCGAGGACGGCGCGAAGATCGTGGAGTCCTCGAAGTACCCGTCGATCAAGGGGAAAACGCGCCTGGCAACCCAATCGGGGCCGATGCTGGTGATCGACGGTAAGCTGCACCCCAAGTTCGGGCGGAACTCGCCGTCGCGGCTGTTTCGGGATGGCGTGGGGGTCATCTCGCCGGATGAGGTGGTGTTCGCGATCACCGAAGACCCCGTGAACTTCTACGAGTTCGCCACGTTCTTCCGAGACGGTCTTGGCTGCGACAACGCGCTTTTCCTGGACGGCAGCATCTGCAGCGTCTACTCCACGGCACTCAACCGGTGCGACAGCATGGCCGAACTCGGCCCGATCCTCGCGGTAACAGGTAAGCTGTAG